A DNA window from Prevotella intermedia ATCC 25611 = DSM 20706 contains the following coding sequences:
- the mobB gene encoding conjugal transfer protein MobB, giving the protein MIAKISSTENLGGALGYNFKKVEKGEASILHAAELYQNKEGRYTMEDVLVDMEALIPKKCRTKKTVFHCSLNPHPDEKLSDETLMQIAREYMEALGYGNQPYIVFKHNDIAREHIHIVSLRVDSEGKKINDRFEKRRSKQITDALERKYNLIPSSKVTEKAVAETPKVDTIKGNIKEQVASVVRMVLKHYKFCSLGELNAILSKYNLAVEEVKTEFRGKKYDGLVYVPTDDKGGKISTPINASDIGRGVGYTAVQNRIQKSKQNVKPLIPTIRNKVLQTMRTSPNTEKELRQRLEEQGLRVVIRKNDNGRIYGITFIDDEQGVALNGSRLGKGYAANIFNGYFSNPAHNPFLDETLYGRPSARLEQSATVQPLQSNAEEGDNLIDELIEDMVGDSFTSTGNDDWKEAAWQRKLRRQNKVNLKRRKR; this is encoded by the coding sequence ATGATAGCGAAGATTTCAAGTACGGAGAACCTTGGAGGGGCACTCGGTTATAACTTCAAAAAGGTAGAAAAAGGGGAAGCGAGCATTCTCCATGCAGCAGAGTTGTATCAGAACAAGGAGGGACGTTATACGATGGAAGACGTGCTTGTCGACATGGAGGCTCTGATACCAAAGAAATGCCGGACAAAGAAAACGGTGTTCCATTGTTCCCTCAATCCGCACCCGGACGAGAAGCTCTCCGATGAAACACTCATGCAGATTGCAAGAGAGTATATGGAGGCACTTGGCTATGGCAACCAACCCTATATCGTCTTCAAGCATAACGACATCGCCCGTGAGCATATACACATCGTGTCGCTTCGGGTGGATAGTGAAGGAAAGAAAATCAATGACAGATTTGAAAAGCGAAGGAGCAAGCAGATTACCGATGCCTTGGAGAGAAAGTATAACCTTATTCCGAGTTCAAAGGTTACTGAGAAAGCAGTAGCAGAAACGCCCAAGGTGGATACCATAAAAGGGAATATCAAGGAGCAGGTGGCAAGCGTTGTCCGCATGGTGCTGAAACATTATAAGTTTTGTTCATTAGGAGAACTGAACGCCATTCTGAGCAAATATAACCTTGCCGTAGAAGAAGTAAAGACGGAGTTTCGGGGAAAGAAATACGATGGACTGGTCTATGTTCCGACTGATGATAAGGGAGGCAAAATAAGTACACCCATCAACGCATCGGACATCGGTCGTGGTGTGGGCTATACTGCCGTACAGAACAGAATACAGAAGTCGAAACAAAACGTCAAACCACTGATACCAACCATCAGGAACAAAGTGTTACAAACTATGCGTACCTCTCCCAATACGGAGAAAGAGCTTCGGCAAAGATTGGAGGAACAAGGCTTGCGTGTGGTAATCCGAAAGAATGATAATGGAAGAATTTACGGCATTACCTTTATTGATGACGAGCAGGGTGTTGCACTCAATGGTTCCAGATTGGGCAAGGGATATGCCGCCAATATATTCAATGGTTATTTCTCCAATCCTGCCCATAACCCATTCTTGGACGAAACGCTGTATGGCAGACCTTCTGCCCGTTTGGAACAATCGGCAACTGTCCAGCCTTTACAATCCAATGCAGAAGAAGGGGATAACCTTATCGATGAACTTATCGAGGACATGGTGGGTGACTCTTTCACATCTACGGGCAACGATGATTGGAAAGAAGCGGCTTGGCAACGTAAACTCCGCAGACAAAATAAGGTAAATCTTAAACGCAGAAAGCGCTAA
- a CDS encoding DUF3408 domain-containing protein, whose amino-acid sequence MARIDERRKILEAKLKEMSEDGVMKGKPKDTLAFDPPDEDEENEQQEAKEVRPVQEKTSFLQETNAERTREVPHETPALSLDDYRTRYFHAVRIREKTAFTMNVETLQVLRNVLQDLGERVSMASYIDNILREHLREHKELLNNATARQRRKTTITI is encoded by the coding sequence ATGGCACGGATTGACGAACGGAGGAAAATCTTGGAAGCCAAGCTCAAGGAGATGTCGGAGGACGGCGTGATGAAAGGAAAGCCCAAGGATACGCTTGCCTTCGACCCGCCCGATGAGGATGAAGAAAACGAGCAACAAGAGGCGAAGGAGGTTAGGCCGGTTCAAGAAAAAACTTCGTTTCTCCAAGAAACGAATGCGGAAAGGACAAGGGAAGTGCCGCATGAGACTCCCGCGCTCTCATTGGACGATTACCGGACACGCTATTTTCACGCTGTCCGTATCCGCGAAAAAACAGCCTTCACGATGAACGTGGAGACCTTGCAGGTACTAAGGAACGTGCTGCAAGACTTGGGTGAGCGGGTATCGATGGCTTCTTACATAGACAACATTCTCCGTGAGCACCTCAGAGAGCATAAGGAATTGCTCAACAATGCCACGGCAAGACAACGGCGTAAAACAACCATAACAATATAA
- the mobC gene encoding conjugal transfer protein MobC, with the protein MAQEDDLRALGKVMDFMRGISVIFLLINCYWFCYEAFHTWHFTIAIVDKILMNFQRTAGLFSSILWTKLFCVVFLALSCLGTKGVKEEKITWPKIWTVLFSGFVFFFLNWWLLALPIGKIGVASLYIFTLSVGYICLLMGGVWMSRLLKNNLMDDVFNTENESFMQETRLMENEYSVNLPTRFYYKKKWNKGWINVVNPFRASMVLGTPGSGKSYAIVNNYIKQQIEKGFAMYIYDYKFPDLSEIAYNHLLRHLDAYKVKPQFYVINFDDPRKSHRCNPINPAFMTDISDAYESAYTIMLNLNRSWIQKQGDFFVESPIILLAAIIWFLKIYENGKYCTFPHAIEFLNRPYAQIFPILTSYDELANYLSPFMDAWESGAQDQLQGQIASAKIPLSRMISPALYWVMTGDDFSLDINNPNEPKVLVVGNNPDRQNIYSAALGLYNSRIVKLINKKKQLKSSVIIDELPTIYFRGLDNLIATARSNKVAVCLGFQDFSQLTRDYGDKESKVIQNTVGNVFSGQVVGETAKTLSERFGKVLQQRQSMTINRNDKSTSISTQMDSLIPASKISNLTQGMFVGAVSDNFDERIDQKIFHAEIVVDSAKVSAETKTYEPIPTIADFTNEDGSDNLKETIEANYKRVKQEILLLVESEKERIKADPALAHLNKE; encoded by the coding sequence ATGGCACAAGAAGATGATTTAAGGGCATTGGGTAAAGTTATGGACTTTATGCGGGGTATATCGGTGATATTCCTCTTGATTAACTGTTATTGGTTCTGCTATGAGGCTTTCCATACATGGCACTTTACAATAGCTATAGTGGACAAGATTCTGATGAATTTCCAACGCACGGCGGGCTTGTTCTCGTCCATACTTTGGACGAAACTCTTTTGTGTGGTATTCCTTGCACTGTCCTGTTTGGGAACAAAAGGCGTGAAGGAAGAGAAAATCACGTGGCCAAAGATTTGGACGGTGCTTTTCTCTGGCTTTGTATTCTTCTTTCTCAACTGGTGGCTGTTGGCTTTACCGATAGGAAAAATTGGGGTGGCTTCGCTCTATATCTTCACGCTCTCCGTTGGCTATATCTGCCTGCTGATGGGTGGTGTATGGATGAGCAGATTACTTAAAAATAATCTGATGGATGATGTGTTCAACACGGAAAACGAGAGCTTCATGCAGGAAACCCGACTGATGGAGAATGAGTATTCTGTCAATCTGCCTACACGTTTTTACTATAAGAAGAAGTGGAACAAAGGTTGGATTAACGTGGTCAATCCATTTCGTGCCTCGATGGTGCTCGGAACTCCGGGTTCTGGCAAGTCTTACGCCATTGTGAACAACTATATCAAGCAGCAGATTGAAAAAGGCTTTGCCATGTATATCTACGACTACAAGTTTCCCGACCTTTCCGAGATTGCTTACAATCATCTGCTTCGGCATTTGGATGCTTATAAGGTGAAACCGCAGTTTTATGTCATCAACTTCGATGATCCGAGAAAGTCGCATCGTTGCAACCCCATTAATCCAGCATTTATGACGGATATATCGGATGCCTATGAGAGTGCCTACACCATCATGCTCAACCTCAACCGTTCGTGGATACAAAAGCAGGGAGACTTCTTTGTGGAGTCACCGATTATCTTGCTGGCAGCCATCATCTGGTTTCTGAAAATCTATGAAAACGGAAAGTATTGCACTTTTCCGCACGCCATAGAGTTCCTGAACCGCCCCTATGCACAGATTTTCCCGATACTCACTTCCTACGATGAACTTGCCAATTATCTTTCTCCTTTCATGGATGCTTGGGAAAGCGGAGCGCAAGACCAGTTGCAGGGACAGATTGCCAGTGCCAAGATACCGCTTTCACGTATGATTTCTCCTGCTCTCTATTGGGTAATGACGGGTGATGATTTCTCACTCGACATCAATAACCCTAATGAGCCGAAAGTCCTTGTTGTTGGTAATAATCCCGACCGCCAGAACATCTATTCAGCGGCACTCGGTCTGTATAACAGTCGTATCGTGAAACTCATCAACAAGAAAAAACAACTCAAATCCTCGGTGATTATAGACGAGTTGCCTACCATTTACTTTCGTGGTTTGGATAATCTTATTGCCACAGCCCGAAGCAATAAGGTGGCGGTGTGCCTTGGTTTTCAGGATTTCTCGCAGCTTACCCGTGATTATGGTGATAAGGAGAGCAAAGTGATACAGAACACAGTAGGTAATGTGTTCAGTGGGCAGGTGGTAGGAGAAACGGCCAAGACGCTTTCAGAGCGTTTCGGCAAGGTGTTACAACAACGACAATCCATGACCATTAATCGTAATGACAAATCGACCTCTATCTCCACACAGATGGACAGCCTTATCCCGGCTTCCAAAATCAGCAACCTCACGCAGGGCATGTTTGTCGGTGCCGTATCCGACAACTTCGATGAGCGCATCGACCAGAAGATTTTCCATGCAGAGATAGTAGTTGATAGTGCCAAGGTATCTGCAGAAACAAAGACCTACGAACCTATTCCTACAATTGCAGACTTTACAAACGAAGATGGCTCCGACAATCTCAAAGAGACCATAGAAGCCAACTATAAACGTGTCAAACAAGAGATTCTCTTACTTGTGGAATCGGAGAAGGAACGCATCAAGGCCGACCCGGCTCTTGCCCACTTGAACAAGGAGTAG
- a CDS encoding DUF3408 domain-containing protein, whose protein sequence is MTTNDFLILFLVFSNILLIAYCSVIFFQVYIRDRNTKEDNTDNPTQVKKTASGTQHLMEDRKDLAEADYLADFMLQSTEEQWEDYKAKFFIPRRSRNKSGFTINTETLTILRNVLRDTKAETTLTAYIENILTNHLKAHQELINEIADKQKLKNTLYL, encoded by the coding sequence ATGACAACAAACGATTTTCTGATTTTATTCTTGGTATTCAGCAATATTCTTCTGATTGCATATTGCAGTGTCATTTTCTTTCAGGTTTACATAAGAGACAGAAACACCAAGGAAGACAACACGGACAATCCCACTCAGGTAAAGAAAACAGCGTCCGGAACTCAGCATCTTATGGAAGACCGCAAGGATTTGGCAGAGGCTGATTACCTTGCTGATTTTATGCTGCAGAGCACAGAGGAGCAATGGGAGGATTACAAAGCCAAGTTCTTTATTCCAAGGCGGTCCAGAAACAAATCGGGGTTCACGATCAACACAGAGACCTTAACCATACTCCGCAATGTTCTCCGCGATACAAAGGCGGAAACGACGTTGACGGCTTACATAGAGAATATCCTTACCAATCACCTCAAAGCTCATCAGGAGCTTATCAATGAGATTGCAGACAAGCAGAAATTAAAAAACACTTTATACCTGTGA
- a CDS encoding division plane positioning ATPase MipZ produces MEQTKTSPIFLGFSSQKGGVGKSTLAEIVSSILYYEKGIELFIVDCDLSQDSFYKLRQREKAFVEGDPLVSQQMNNYFSTLGRVSYRVLKADPKSAIAKAEEHIRKNSKKRFELVVFDFPGHAGTSDLLELSLEMDYILSPIEADVQSMVSCLAYAKTMQDLGVSMGGARIKDVMLLWNKVDRRVKSTLIEKYSEYIRNEGYTLFDEHVYAAHRFSHELEQYGFRGAFRSTYLAPGKALRAGTGLDEMIDSLLTHIRLKKEAGNGTD; encoded by the coding sequence ATGGAACAGACAAAAACATCGCCCATCTTTCTGGGCTTTTCCTCCCAGAAGGGAGGTGTCGGAAAAAGCACGCTGGCAGAAATCGTCAGCAGCATCCTCTATTATGAGAAAGGCATCGAACTCTTCATCGTGGACTGCGACCTGTCGCAGGATTCCTTTTACAAGCTCCGCCAAAGGGAAAAGGCCTTTGTTGAGGGTGATCCCTTGGTCTCCCAGCAGATGAACAACTATTTTTCAACATTGGGACGTGTTTCCTACCGTGTTCTTAAGGCCGACCCGAAGAGTGCCATAGCCAAGGCTGAAGAACATATCCGCAAAAATTCCAAGAAACGCTTCGAACTGGTGGTCTTCGACTTTCCCGGGCATGCGGGGACGAGTGATCTGCTGGAACTCTCACTGGAAATGGACTATATCCTTTCACCCATCGAGGCTGACGTACAGTCGATGGTCTCCTGCCTTGCCTATGCCAAGACCATGCAGGACTTGGGAGTGTCGATGGGCGGGGCACGCATCAAGGACGTCATGCTCCTTTGGAACAAGGTGGACAGACGGGTAAAGAGCACGCTGATTGAGAAATACAGCGAATACATCAGGAATGAGGGGTACACGCTGTTTGACGAGCATGTCTATGCCGCACACCGTTTCAGCCACGAGTTGGAACAATACGGCTTTCGTGGGGCATTCCGTTCCACTTATCTGGCTCCAGGCAAAGCCCTGCGTGCAGGCACGGGGCTGGATGAGATGATTGACAGCCTGCTCACGCATATCAGACTAAAGAAGGAGGCGGGCAATGGCACGGATTGA